Within Planctomycetaceae bacterium, the genomic segment GGCGATTAGTTTTCTGATGCAGCAGGCTGTCGAGAACGTGGACTGCATCTCGCTGGCTGCGGGCCTTGTCGACGAAGCCACGCTGCCCGCCGACCTGGCGCGAAACACGCTGAACGGACTGCTGACGTCCGACGCGGCGGGACGAAAGGTGCTGCAGTACGGGACGACGCCCGGTCCGGACTTCCTGAGAAAGACATTCCGCAGCTACATCGCACGGCTGGACGAAAACCCCGCCGTCGAAGACGTGCCGCTGGACCGATTCGTTCTGACCACGGGGTCGCAGCAGTTGCTGGCTCTGACGTCTCGGGCATTGTTCGATCCCGGTGACATCTGCCTTGTGGCGGCTCCAACGTATTTCGTTTATCTGGGAGTGCTGGACGGCGTCGGAGCCCGGACCGTGGCGGTCCGCGCGGACGCACAGGGAATGTGCCCGGAAGATCTGGATCGCCAGCTTCAGCAGATCGACGACGAAGGCCAGCTTCATCGAGTCCGGATGGTGTATGTCGTCAGCTACTACGACAACCCGTCGGGAATCAGCGTCAGCGAAGACCGCCGCCCGGAGCTTCTGCGGATCACAAAGAAGTGGTCTCGCGATCATCGCATTCTGCTGCTGGAAGACGCCGCGTATCGTGAACTTCGCTACGACGGGCCGGTGCTGCCCAGCATCTGGTCATTCGACGACGATCACGACACGGTGATTCTGGCTCAAACGTTTTCGAAAAGTTTCTCGCCGGGAGTACGCGTCGGGCTGGGCGTCCTGCCGGAAGACCTGGTCAAGCCGGTCTGCGATCTGAAGGGGAATGAGGATTTCGGGTCTCCGCAACTGAACCAGCAATTGATGTCCAGCGTGCTGCAGTCTCCTGCCTACGATGAGCATCTGAAGCAGGTCACCGGCGGTTATCGCAGAAAACGCGATACGATGCTGAACGCCGCGGACGATTTCTTTTCCGGAATCGAAGGCGTTTCGTGGGTGCATCCTCACGGAGGTCTGTACGTCTGGATGACGCTGCCGAAACACATTGCCACCGGATTTGACAGCGATCTGTTCCAGCGCGCGACGACGGTCGACAAAGTCATGTACGTGCCCGGTGAACTCAGCTACCCGCTGTCGGATGACCGGCCGAATCACCAGATGCGTCTGAGTTTCGGTGTGCAGTCAGAGAAGGGAATCCGCGAAGGCATGAAACGCCTTGCCAGCGCCGTGGCCGCCGTGGATGTCTGATCGCCGGCCGCTGGCAGCCACGCGCGATGCCGAAACCAGGGCCGCGTCCGGCGCCGCTGGTTCGGAAACATTCCGGAACGCCGCGTTTACGGTGCGGTGAAACAATTCACGCTGATGCCACTGATGAACGACGATTGGCGACCCCTGTGTTCCGTCGAAACGCTGCGAATCCGAGCGGCCATGCTGCGCGGAATGCGTCAGTTTTTTCACGACGGAGGATACCTGGAAGTCGAGACTCCCCTGCTTTCCGCGGACATCGTCGTTGACGCCCACCTGGAACCGTTTGAGATTCAAGCCGCTCCGGCGCGGCTGTTTCTGCAGACGTCACCGGAAGCGGGAATGAAGCGTTTGCTGGCGGCCGGCTGCGGGTCGATCTTTCAGATTACCAGGTCGTTTCGCCGCGATGAGTTCGGTCCGCGTCACAATCCGGAATTCACCATCGTCGAATGGTACGGAATCGGCACGTCCGCGAGCGACCAGATGCAGTTCACCGCCGACCTGATCCAGGCCGCCATCGACGAGGCCGCGCTGGATTCAGATGCCGCGGCGCGCCTGACGAAGCCGTTTTCCGTACGGACGTATGAAGACGCGTTTCGCCACGTGGTGCCTGGTTCCGTGCTGGACGCTTCCGTCGAAGACCTGCGGCAGCGCATCGCGGTTGCGGGGCTGCTTCCGAACGTTTCCTGCCTTCCGGACGACAGGGACGACCTGCTGAATCTGTTACTGGCGGAATACGTGGAACCGAAACTCGGAAGCGACAGTCCGCTGTTCCTGACCGACTACCCGGCGTCTCAGGCAGCGCTGGCGGAATTGTCCGACACCGATCATCGCGTGGCGAAACGCTTTGAGCTGTACGTTGGCGGCATCGAACTGTGCAACGGGTATCAGGAACTGACCGACGTTGCCGAACTGCGAAAGCGGGACGAAACGCAGAACGCGAGTCGAACCTGTCACGGAGTTTCTCCACTGCCGGGAGCGGCTCGCCTGATGAACGCCATGCGATACGGGCTGCCGAACTGCTCGGGAGTCGCACTGGGCTTCGATCGTCTGGTGATGGCGGCAACCGGCGCGGCATCGATCCGGGATGTCATCCCGTTTCCGATCGACGTGGCGTGAGTCGTCCTGCCGGTTCGGCGCCGATCACTCACCGGCGACATGGCAGGCGACGGTGATGACCGATCGTTCCGTTTCGACTCGAATCTGCTTCGTCGCCGCATCATGGACACAGCGCAGCGGCGTGTAGGGATGGAAGCCGGACTGTTCGGCGACCAGGTGTCCCGTTCTGCTGTCAACGATCTGCAGTTTCAGTGATCGTTCCCGTCCGGAGCGCGCCGGTCTTGTATCGTCACCAAAGAAGTTCCCGTTCGGCCTGACGCGGTTTCCGGGCCCCGGATCCTCGATCGACCACAGCAGCAACAGGTCGGTGGCATCGCCATAAATCGGAGGCACGACGGCCGGCTGACTCTCGCGACTCCACAGCAGTTGCCGGGTCGTGCTGTCGATGCAAAGCAGGATGCCGAAATCAAGCCGGGGTTCTCTCAGCAGAGGCGTGGCCGAAATTCCGGGATCGATGTTTCGAAAGTTGCGCAGCAGCACGTACAGCCTGCCAGCGCGTTCGAACGTTACCAGGCCGGAATACGGGTTCGCGGCAACGGCATCGGGAAGCGGAATCTGAAGTTCGACAACGGCATTCTGTCCGTCGATCACGACCAGGTGCCGGTCTTCGGTGATCGTGGCAACTCGGCCGTTTGGAAGCAGCGATGCCCGAGTGTGCTCTGTGATTCGCAGCGGCGCCGGCGACGTCAACACGTCCTGTTCCGTCAGCAGGTCGACCAGACGAATCCGGCGATGTTCGTCGACAAACAGCAGCCGGCGTCCGATCGGAACGGGTGTCTGGCTGGGAGGAAACTCCACGTGCCCATCGCGCAGGTGGCGGCCGTCCTGCGTCTGATACAGCCGATAACTGCGCATGTCGGAACCGAACACCGCCAAGGCCACTTCGTCGCCGGTCATGGTCATCGCATTTCCAAAGGGTGTCGGCGGCGGTGTTGACAGTTCCACCGACCACAGCAATCCGCCGGTCAGCGGATGAGCGCAGTTCAGCCGATCCTGAGTCTTCCAAATGAAAAAGTCGGGACCGATGGGACCTGTGATGATTCCCGCCGACTGGCCGGAATCGGATTCCAGCCGCTTGTGCCACAGGACTTCCGGACCGGCCTGACCAACCAGCGACAACATTCCCATCCGACCCATTCCGATCAGAGGCAGCAGTCCGGGACTGTCCACTCGATCGGGTGCCGCGGCCTGTGCGTGGATATCGACCGGCAGGGGCAGCCTGTGGATGACAGCTCCGGCGTGCATATCCAGCACCGACAGTTGAGCGCCGCTGACATCGCTGCTGGTCAGCAGTCGGCGATCGTACCACGCGGGCGTGTCGACCTGACTTCGGAGTCCTTCGGCAAGTGCTTTCAGCAGCGACCGCCCGATGCTGTCCTGCAGCGATTCGCGCATTGAGACCAGAACGACGCCGTCCGCCGGCGTGCCTGGTGATTCGTCGCCGGCTTCCATGGGAGCAACACCCGCGTCGGTGCGAAGCTTCTGAACGCGCTGCAACAAGGCAGCAGCGTCGTTGCCGGTCGCATGGCGTTCCGCAGCAAGCAGAAACATCTCCGCAGCCGCCGGACGGTGTTGCTGAACGAGCGACTCAGCAAACTGCAACTGCTGAGCCGTCGATCCGATGTGGGAGGGAAACGAAACTGCGTGAGCGGCCGTTTGCAGCGTGGCTTGAGTCGTCGATTCCGGTCCGGCCAGACCGTTTGCCTGTTGGAAAGACAATCCGGCCCACGCGGCAACATCCGCGCGAACGTGCCAGTCGGGAAGCAGATGCAGCATCGTGGATTCCGCCGGGGCGTCGAACTCGACGGGCGCCGGCGATTCGTCGGCAGCCAGCACGAAAGTTCTCAGCGACTGCTCGCGAGTCAGCTTCAGTCGCCGCAGAACGGCCACGATCTGATCGGGCGTTGAGATGTTCTGTGGCATCCGCGTCCAGTCGTCGCTCGGCGGGTTCTGATATCGCAGCTTCGCCAGCCTGTAGAGCAGGGTTTCGGCCAGCAGCGTGTGAGCGGACTGCGGCGACGTTTCGTGATCGACAAGCTTCAGCAGGCGCTGTACACCGTCGCTGCCGTCGCCTGACAGCAGTTCCGCTTTGGCAATCGAGACCTGAGTTTCCGCGTCGGATTGCTCGCCCGCCGGCAGCCGGGACTGTCGCCGTCGAAGTTCTGTTGTTGCAGGAATCACCGTCAGTTGCACGGGCGTGGCTGCGCAGATGACGTCCGAGTCGGCTGCCAGGCTGCCGACAAAACGCGACGACACGTCACGGGAAATCGCCCGCGACAATGCGTCCCGGCGGCCATTCGAAAGATCAAAGCCCGCGATGGTTCCATCCCGCAGCGGGACCAGACACTGCCGGTCACCGCACACGGCTCGACCGGTCTGAGGCGGCAGTTCCGTCACCCACATCTGCACGCCGGTATCGGCTTCCACAGCGCGAATGTGGCGTTGTCCGATCAGGATCACAGCGTCGGAACTGCCACCGACGGCGTACTCGTCAGCGCTGCCATCGACGGCTCCCGTTCCGACTGCCCGGCGCGGCACCTGCCACTGAATCGTGCCGGTCGCCGCGTCCAGACACGTCAGGTTTTGTGATTCCGGTGCGGCATGGAAAATCCTGTCGCCAAAGATTACCGGGCGAAATGTCATGGCGTTCCGGCTGATGACTCGCCGGTCATCCAACGGCGAATCGCCTGTGTCCTGCGCTGTCGGGTCGGCGGTATTTGTAGCCCACAGCAGTTGTCCGTCGGTAATGCTGGCGGCGACCACGATTCCGTCGGGCAGGCTGCATATCACGGAGTTCCCGAACACTCCGCACAGAGCCGACGGTTCGAGCGTCCGAAATCCGATCCGGCTGAGGTAGCCGCGACCGCCGGCGGCCGTGTCGTCGAACGACAGTGGCTGCCGCCAGCAGAGACGCCCCGATGATCGACTCACAGCATTCAGGAACAGCGTGTCACCGTCGGACGTGATCACAAGGAGGCGATCGCCGTGGATCAGCGGGACGCCCAGAAACCGGTGGTGACTGAACGGGCCGGTTGAGTCACCGTCGTCGGCGGATGTGATGACGGCCGATGAGCCACCGCCGTGATTGAACTCGTAGCGAAACCCGCCCTCTCCCGCGGTCCAGGCAATCCGCGGCACTGGTGACAGACCGACGGCAACCAGCCGATGCCCCATGGTTTGCGTGCTGTCATCATCCGGCGCTGAGAATTGGTTTCCCAACTGCCCGCCCAGAGGGCCGGGAAGCACATGTCGAGTCACCGTGCTCGAACTTGAAGAACTGTCAAACGCCCGGTATCCGTCGATGAAATACACGAATTGCCGGTCTCCCGACATCGTTCCGTATTGTTCCATTTGCAGCAGTGAGTTCGCATCGACGGGAGTTCTGAGCTGAACCGGCTTGCCCGGGCCGATTGACGCCGGATCAATCTTCGCTCCCGTGTCGGTCGGCAGACTCCAGTCGATCCGCCCGGTTCGCCGGTCGAAACAAACGATGCGCAGCGGCGACCGGAACAGAATTCGATCCGCCAGCAGCAGTGGCTGCCAGGTGTTGGCACTCAGCAACTCAGGCTGTTCCGCATTGGCGATCGCCGACAGGACACCGACGGCAGCCGGGTTGTCCCAAAACCGTTCCGAAAACGACCACAGCGGTTTCGTCCACGGTGGCGACAACTGTGAGGATTCGACCTGGTACGGACTTCCGGCCGACGGAGTCGCGGGACGCCGTTCTCCGCGGGAAAGAGTCGCGGTGCGCGACCGTTCAGCGACCGCGTGCATCTGTTTGATGATGGCTGTCGCGTCGAATGGCGGCTGGTTTCGACCGTACGATTCTTCAGTTTCCGTCAGCAGCTGTTCGGCCAGCGACAAATCACCGCGATCGACGGCTGCCAGGAACTGCAGTCGCAGGCTTTGCAGTGCGGCCTGCGTCAGCGGATACGATCGCGACACGGCGCGCAATGCGTTCAGGTCGCGATTGCGAATCGCCTGCTGCAGTTCGCTTTCGGCCTGCAGAGCCAGAACCGCCACCCATTCCCGCCGCGTGCCGGCGTCGGCGTTCAGAAGCAGATCCCGCGCGGCTCGCTGCACACTGGTCGTGGTCGCGTCGCCGCTCAGCCGTGTGAAGGAATCGGTCGGCTCCGCCAAAATCACCCGAATGGCTCGAAACGCGCTGTCACGCTGGCCGGACTCCAGTTGCCGCACCGCAGTGCTCAGCAGGCGATCCGGAACGGAGGACTGCACCAGCTTCTGCCGCAATTGCTCGACCGGTCCATGACGCATGTCATCTGTCTGCGGTGTACCGTCGGCGGCAACCGCGGGATGCCATGCGGTAACGGCAAGCAGCAGCAGTGTGGCCCGAGTCCGCCGGGGGCGGTGTGTTTCCTGCCGTGTCATTCGATCGAACAGCTCCTATCCGAACATGTCG encodes:
- a CDS encoding PLP-dependent aminotransferase family protein; translated protein: MATVQQPLVLSRSAQSASEQAISFLMQQAVENVDCISLAAGLVDEATLPADLARNTLNGLLTSDAAGRKVLQYGTTPGPDFLRKTFRSYIARLDENPAVEDVPLDRFVLTTGSQQLLALTSRALFDPGDICLVAAPTYFVYLGVLDGVGARTVAVRADAQGMCPEDLDRQLQQIDDEGQLHRVRMVYVVSYYDNPSGISVSEDRRPELLRITKKWSRDHRILLLEDAAYRELRYDGPVLPSIWSFDDDHDTVILAQTFSKSFSPGVRVGLGVLPEDLVKPVCDLKGNEDFGSPQLNQQLMSSVLQSPAYDEHLKQVTGGYRRKRDTMLNAADDFFSGIEGVSWVHPHGGLYVWMTLPKHIATGFDSDLFQRATTVDKVMYVPGELSYPLSDDRPNHQMRLSFGVQSEKGIREGMKRLASAVAAVDV
- the epmA gene encoding EF-P lysine aminoacylase EpmA, translated to MNDDWRPLCSVETLRIRAAMLRGMRQFFHDGGYLEVETPLLSADIVVDAHLEPFEIQAAPARLFLQTSPEAGMKRLLAAGCGSIFQITRSFRRDEFGPRHNPEFTIVEWYGIGTSASDQMQFTADLIQAAIDEAALDSDAAARLTKPFSVRTYEDAFRHVVPGSVLDASVEDLRQRIAVAGLLPNVSCLPDDRDDLLNLLLAEYVEPKLGSDSPLFLTDYPASQAALAELSDTDHRVAKRFELYVGGIELCNGYQELTDVAELRKRDETQNASRTCHGVSPLPGAARLMNAMRYGLPNCSGVALGFDRLVMAATGAASIRDVIPFPIDVA
- a CDS encoding PQQ-binding-like beta-propeller repeat protein, encoding MTRQETHRPRRTRATLLLLAVTAWHPAVAADGTPQTDDMRHGPVEQLRQKLVQSSVPDRLLSTAVRQLESGQRDSAFRAIRVILAEPTDSFTRLSGDATTTSVQRAARDLLLNADAGTRREWVAVLALQAESELQQAIRNRDLNALRAVSRSYPLTQAALQSLRLQFLAAVDRGDLSLAEQLLTETEESYGRNQPPFDATAIIKQMHAVAERSRTATLSRGERRPATPSAGSPYQVESSQLSPPWTKPLWSFSERFWDNPAAVGVLSAIANAEQPELLSANTWQPLLLADRILFRSPLRIVCFDRRTGRIDWSLPTDTGAKIDPASIGPGKPVQLRTPVDANSLLQMEQYGTMSGDRQFVYFIDGYRAFDSSSSSSTVTRHVLPGPLGGQLGNQFSAPDDDSTQTMGHRLVAVGLSPVPRIAWTAGEGGFRYEFNHGGGSSAVITSADDGDSTGPFSHHRFLGVPLIHGDRLLVITSDGDTLFLNAVSRSSGRLCWRQPLSFDDTAAGGRGYLSRIGFRTLEPSALCGVFGNSVICSLPDGIVVAASITDGQLLWATNTADPTAQDTGDSPLDDRRVISRNAMTFRPVIFGDRIFHAAPESQNLTCLDAATGTIQWQVPRRAVGTGAVDGSADEYAVGGSSDAVILIGQRHIRAVEADTGVQMWVTELPPQTGRAVCGDRQCLVPLRDGTIAGFDLSNGRRDALSRAISRDVSSRFVGSLAADSDVICAATPVQLTVIPATTELRRRQSRLPAGEQSDAETQVSIAKAELLSGDGSDGVQRLLKLVDHETSPQSAHTLLAETLLYRLAKLRYQNPPSDDWTRMPQNISTPDQIVAVLRRLKLTREQSLRTFVLAADESPAPVEFDAPAESTMLHLLPDWHVRADVAAWAGLSFQQANGLAGPESTTQATLQTAAHAVSFPSHIGSTAQQLQFAESLVQQHRPAAAEMFLLAAERHATGNDAAALLQRVQKLRTDAGVAPMEAGDESPGTPADGVVLVSMRESLQDSIGRSLLKALAEGLRSQVDTPAWYDRRLLTSSDVSGAQLSVLDMHAGAVIHRLPLPVDIHAQAAAPDRVDSPGLLPLIGMGRMGMLSLVGQAGPEVLWHKRLESDSGQSAGIITGPIGPDFFIWKTQDRLNCAHPLTGGLLWSVELSTPPPTPFGNAMTMTGDEVALAVFGSDMRSYRLYQTQDGRHLRDGHVEFPPSQTPVPIGRRLLFVDEHRRIRLVDLLTEQDVLTSPAPLRITEHTRASLLPNGRVATITEDRHLVVIDGQNAVVELQIPLPDAVAANPYSGLVTFERAGRLYVLLRNFRNIDPGISATPLLREPRLDFGILLCIDSTTRQLLWSRESQPAVVPPIYGDATDLLLLWSIEDPGPGNRVRPNGNFFGDDTRPARSGRERSLKLQIVDSRTGHLVAEQSGFHPYTPLRCVHDAATKQIRVETERSVITVACHVAGE